A part of Sinorhizobium chiapasense genomic DNA contains:
- the visN gene encoding transcriptional regulator VisN, producing MDISQAGAVWPLQTAAPHRSGREISKEQLIQRLAETAERGGVANALAALTDYVGATHYLLARHELSQDGGLDSVVCSDWPFDVVRRLAGIVMGLNAKTTELEKCLAVLQPCFHTMPDDIDLTRGVSREYCAVAFNVGRTRFSLMLLFPADVILSQVGLRDIALLAAYVASLKTSVDARQERECELTEREIECLFWIAEGKTSEEIAVILGISRNTINNYITSVMRKTATRTRSEAIAHAVRNNLV from the coding sequence ATGGACATTTCGCAGGCAGGGGCCGTCTGGCCTTTGCAGACGGCCGCGCCGCATCGAAGCGGTCGCGAAATTTCAAAGGAACAACTGATCCAGCGGCTCGCTGAAACCGCCGAGCGCGGGGGGGTTGCAAACGCACTTGCGGCGCTGACGGATTATGTTGGTGCGACCCACTATCTGCTTGCGCGCCACGAACTGTCCCAGGACGGCGGGCTTGATAGCGTCGTCTGCTCCGATTGGCCGTTTGATGTCGTGCGACGGCTGGCGGGAATCGTCATGGGCCTGAACGCCAAGACGACCGAGCTGGAGAAGTGCCTCGCGGTTCTGCAGCCGTGCTTTCACACTATGCCGGATGACATAGACCTGACGCGCGGAGTGAGCCGGGAATATTGCGCCGTTGCTTTCAACGTCGGACGAACGCGGTTCTCGCTCATGCTCCTGTTCCCCGCGGACGTGATCCTGTCGCAGGTGGGCCTGCGCGATATTGCGCTGCTTGCCGCCTATGTCGCAAGCCTCAAGACCAGCGTCGATGCGCGGCAAGAGCGCGAATGCGAATTGACCGAGCGTGAAATCGAATGCCTGTTCTGGATTGCCGAAGGCAAGACGAGCGAGGAGATCGCCGTCATTCTCGGAATATCCCGCAACACCATCAATAACTACATCACCAGCGTGATGCGAAAGACTGCAACGCGAACGAGGTCGGAAGCGATCGCCCACGCCGTTCGCAACAATCTGGTTTAG
- the visR gene encoding transcriptional regulator VisR yields MVHFVTGSRPDDDGRLARNGRAARAATLVTRLQAMQRLINARNFAVLRVNGRGTAAARKLTCALHNWGTACEANARELIGVYGEELLAHLDRSLLPVLWDGLGEHHAAEAADFRPFVQRLPGRKLACSGIAFPVRLGAQGNGYVVFTGSYIDASSEQVVDLHAQSCHIMTDMLAADERRLFQAEALSDREIACLQMAGDGHISEEIAEKMGLSVHTVNAYLGAATTKLDSVNRIQAIAKAIRLGYIS; encoded by the coding sequence ATGGTTCATTTTGTCACAGGCAGTCGCCCCGACGACGATGGCCGACTGGCCAGGAATGGTCGAGCTGCTCGTGCGGCGACGCTGGTGACACGGCTGCAGGCGATGCAGCGGCTGATCAACGCTAGGAATTTCGCTGTTCTGCGCGTTAACGGCAGGGGCACAGCTGCGGCGCGCAAACTAACCTGCGCCCTTCACAATTGGGGCACTGCGTGCGAGGCAAACGCCCGCGAACTCATTGGTGTTTATGGCGAGGAGCTGCTCGCACATCTCGATCGATCTCTGCTGCCGGTCCTGTGGGATGGTCTGGGTGAGCATCACGCCGCCGAAGCCGCCGATTTCCGCCCGTTCGTGCAGCGGCTGCCAGGGCGAAAGCTTGCCTGTTCGGGGATCGCCTTTCCCGTCCGGCTCGGCGCCCAGGGCAACGGCTATGTCGTCTTTACCGGCAGCTATATCGATGCGTCCAGCGAGCAGGTCGTCGATCTGCATGCGCAGAGCTGCCACATCATGACGGATATGCTTGCGGCAGACGAAAGGCGGCTGTTTCAGGCGGAAGCGCTCAGCGACCGGGAGATCGCCTGCCTGCAGATGGCCGGCGACGGGCACATCAGCGAGGAAATCGCCGAGAAGATGGGTCTTTCCGTGCACACGGTGAACGCCTATCTCGGGGCGGCAACGACGAAGCTCGATTCCGTCAACCGCATCCAGGCGATCGCCAAGGCGATACGCCTCGGTTACATCAGCTGA
- the flhB gene encoding flagellar biosynthesis protein FlhB, with protein MSEDQDKDSKTEAPSEKKLSDAADKGNVPFSREVTVFASTLAIYIFVVFFLSDGAASVAEALKDIFEQPEAWRLDTSTDVVALISHIVLKSGALLVPIFVLLIIFGVGSSIFQNLPRPVLDRIQPKMNRISPAVGFKRIYGVQGLVEFGKSLFKIVVVSTIVVLVLWNDYFATLDLMFSDPVTIFTAMTSDLKQIMIVVLLATAVLAIVDLFWTRHHWYTELMMTKQEVKEELKQSQGDPIVKSRLRSIQRDRARKRMISSVPRATLVIANPTHYAVALRYVREENDAPVVVAMGQDLVALKIRELAEKNGIPVFEDPPLARSMFAQVSADSVIPPVFYKAVAELIHRVYAAQPQQKRVT; from the coding sequence ATGTCGGAAGATCAGGACAAAGACAGCAAGACCGAGGCGCCATCGGAGAAGAAGCTCTCCGATGCCGCCGACAAGGGTAATGTCCCATTTTCCCGCGAGGTGACGGTATTCGCCTCGACGCTCGCGATTTACATCTTCGTCGTCTTCTTTCTGTCGGATGGTGCGGCCAGCGTCGCCGAGGCTCTCAAGGACATTTTCGAGCAGCCGGAAGCCTGGCGGCTGGACACTTCGACCGACGTCGTCGCGCTGATCTCGCACATCGTCCTGAAATCGGGGGCGCTGCTCGTGCCGATCTTCGTGCTGCTCATCATCTTCGGCGTCGGATCGTCTATCTTCCAGAATCTCCCCCGCCCGGTCCTCGACCGCATTCAACCGAAGATGAACCGCATATCGCCTGCAGTCGGCTTCAAGCGCATCTACGGCGTGCAGGGACTGGTCGAATTCGGCAAATCCTTGTTCAAGATCGTCGTCGTTTCGACCATAGTGGTCCTCGTTTTGTGGAACGACTATTTCGCCACGCTCGACCTGATGTTCTCCGATCCGGTGACGATTTTCACGGCAATGACGTCCGACCTCAAGCAGATCATGATCGTGGTCCTGCTGGCGACGGCCGTGCTTGCAATCGTCGACCTCTTCTGGACGCGGCATCACTGGTACACGGAGCTCATGATGACGAAGCAGGAGGTAAAGGAGGAACTGAAGCAGTCCCAGGGCGATCCGATCGTCAAGTCGCGGTTGCGCTCGATCCAGCGCGACCGGGCGCGCAAGCGCATGATTTCCTCGGTGCCGCGCGCCACACTGGTGATCGCCAACCCGACCCACTATGCCGTCGCGCTGCGTTACGTCCGCGAAGAGAACGATGCGCCGGTCGTGGTGGCCATGGGCCAGGACCTGGTTGCGCTCAAAATCCGCGAGCTTGCCGAAAAAAACGGCATTCCGGTCTTCGAGGATCCGCCGCTCGCACGCTCCATGTTTGCACAAGTCTCGGCGGATAGTGTGATTCCACCGGTGTTTTACAAGGCAGTCGCGGAACTCATTCACCGGGTTTATGCAGCTCAGCCGCAACAAAAACGGGTGACGTGA
- the fliG gene encoding flagellar motor switch protein FliG, which translates to MMDFESFGAQTPAHPLSQTDKAAAVLLAMGKSVAGKLLKFFTQSELQAIIAAAQSLRAIPPHELEALVNEFEDLFTEGAGLMDNARAIESILEEGLTPDEVDGLLGRRATFQTYEANIWDRLQECDPILVAQSLAKEHPQTIAYVLSMMPSSFGAKVLLQLSETQRPDILNRAVNIKNVSPKAAAIIEARVMEMIDEMEAERNSPGPAKIAEVMNELEKGQVDTLLASLETINTDSAKKVRPKIFLFDDILFMPQRSRVQLFNDVSTDIITMALRGSAPELRESVLASIGARQRRMIESDLAVGDAGINPRDIAIARRSITQEAIRLAASGQLELKDKEAEAA; encoded by the coding sequence ATGATGGATTTCGAAAGTTTCGGGGCACAGACGCCGGCACATCCGCTGAGCCAGACAGACAAGGCGGCCGCCGTATTGCTTGCCATGGGCAAGTCCGTGGCCGGGAAGCTCTTGAAGTTCTTCACCCAGAGCGAGCTCCAGGCGATCATCGCCGCGGCGCAATCACTCCGCGCCATCCCTCCCCACGAACTCGAAGCGCTCGTCAATGAGTTCGAGGACCTCTTCACCGAAGGTGCTGGCCTGATGGACAATGCCCGGGCGATCGAAAGCATTCTCGAAGAAGGGCTGACCCCCGACGAGGTCGATGGCCTGCTCGGCCGCCGCGCCACCTTCCAGACCTACGAAGCAAATATCTGGGATCGTCTGCAGGAGTGCGATCCGATCCTCGTTGCCCAGTCGCTCGCCAAGGAACACCCGCAGACGATTGCGTACGTCCTGTCGATGATGCCTTCGAGCTTCGGCGCCAAGGTGCTGTTACAGCTTTCTGAAACACAACGGCCCGATATCCTCAACCGTGCCGTCAACATTAAGAACGTGAGCCCGAAGGCGGCCGCCATCATCGAGGCGCGCGTGATGGAAATGATCGACGAGATGGAAGCCGAGCGCAACTCGCCCGGACCGGCCAAGATCGCCGAGGTCATGAACGAACTCGAAAAGGGACAGGTGGACACGCTGCTCGCCTCGCTCGAGACGATCAACACCGACTCGGCCAAGAAGGTCCGGCCGAAGATTTTCCTCTTCGACGACATTCTCTTCATGCCGCAGAGAAGCCGCGTTCAGCTGTTCAACGATGTCTCCACCGATATCATCACGATGGCACTTCGCGGCTCGGCGCCGGAACTGCGCGAATCGGTTCTCGCGTCGATCGGCGCCCGCCAGCGCCGCATGATCGAATCGGATCTGGCTGTCGGCGACGCAGGTATCAACCCCCGCGACATCGCGATCGCCAGACGGTCGATCACGCAGGAGGCGATCCGCCTCGCCGCCAGCGGACAGCTGGAGCTCAAGGACAAGGAAGCGGAGGCCGCCTGA